The proteins below come from a single Candidatus Methylomirabilota bacterium genomic window:
- the pelF gene encoding GT4 family glycosyltransferase PelF, whose amino-acid sequence MSAPGADICLILEGTYPFVTGGVSAWIHQLVGALPELRFAIFHISATQGEAHEPRYRLPPNVVSLVDVGIHGGDEPAVSGESLSADAWDSMWRYHEELKAGRSDGLGELLHGVCPRPGTGPSVHDFIYGKPSWQIVRRLYEERAPDISFLDYFWTWRFTHLPIFRLLHAAVPEASVYHTVSTGWAGFVAATQRLRRHRPMLLTEHGIYSRERRMEIDQAEWIYVQRQAPMTLSAGPAYFKELWARLFDRLSRITYAHADRIVTIFEGNRQAQIRDGADPAKTLVVPNGVDLEPFAALPRTEPAPGEFRIGFVGRVVPIKDVKTFIRAVKIVTGDVPGARAVIAGPGDEDPEYLAECRSLAATLGITDRIEFTGRVDVKQIYSRIDVLVLTSISEGLPLVILEAAAAGVPLVSTDVGACRELLEGREPADRALGASGLVTGLADPGATAQAIVSLARDPGLREEMGRAARARVRAHYQEADLIRRYREIYRGLIAAGG is encoded by the coding sequence GTGAGCGCGCCCGGCGCCGACATCTGTCTCATCCTCGAGGGCACCTATCCGTTCGTGACCGGCGGGGTGTCGGCGTGGATCCACCAGCTGGTCGGGGCGCTGCCCGAGCTGCGCTTCGCGATCTTCCACATCTCGGCCACGCAGGGCGAGGCGCACGAGCCGCGCTACCGGCTGCCGCCCAACGTGGTGAGCCTGGTCGACGTGGGCATCCACGGTGGCGACGAGCCGGCGGTGAGCGGGGAGAGCCTGTCCGCGGACGCGTGGGACTCCATGTGGCGCTATCACGAGGAATTGAAGGCGGGCCGGTCCGACGGCCTCGGCGAGCTGCTCCACGGCGTGTGCCCGCGCCCCGGCACGGGCCCGTCGGTCCACGACTTCATCTACGGCAAGCCGTCGTGGCAGATCGTCCGTCGCCTGTACGAGGAGCGGGCGCCCGACATCTCGTTCCTGGACTATTTCTGGACGTGGCGCTTCACGCACCTGCCCATCTTCCGCCTGCTGCATGCGGCGGTGCCCGAGGCTTCCGTGTACCACACCGTCTCCACCGGCTGGGCCGGCTTCGTGGCCGCGACCCAGCGGCTGCGGCGGCATCGGCCGATGCTGCTCACCGAGCACGGCATCTACTCGCGCGAGCGGCGCATGGAGATCGACCAGGCCGAGTGGATCTACGTGCAGCGGCAGGCGCCGATGACCCTGTCCGCCGGTCCCGCGTATTTCAAGGAGCTGTGGGCCCGGCTGTTCGATCGGCTGTCGCGCATCACCTACGCGCACGCCGACCGGATCGTGACGATCTTCGAGGGCAACCGCCAGGCCCAGATCCGCGACGGGGCCGACCCGGCCAAGACCCTGGTGGTGCCGAACGGCGTCGACCTGGAGCCCTTCGCGGCGCTGCCGCGGACCGAGCCGGCGCCGGGCGAGTTCCGCATCGGCTTCGTGGGCCGCGTGGTGCCGATCAAGGACGTGAAGACGTTCATCCGCGCGGTCAAGATCGTGACCGGCGACGTGCCGGGGGCGCGGGCGGTGATCGCGGGCCCGGGCGACGAGGACCCGGAGTACCTCGCGGAGTGCCGGAGCCTGGCCGCGACCCTCGGGATCACGGATCGCATCGAGTTCACCGGACGCGTGGACGTCAAGCAGATCTACTCGCGCATCGACGTGCTGGTGCTGACCAGCATCTCGGAGGGGCTGCCGCTGGTGATCCTGGAGGCGGCCGCCGCGGGCGTCCCGCTGGTGTCCACCGACGTGGGGGCCTGCCGTGAGCTGCTCGAGGGCCGCGAGCCGGCGGATCGGGCGCTGGGGGCGAGCGGGCTCGTGACCGGCCTGGCCGACCCGGGCGCGACCGCGCAGGCCATCGTGAGCCTGGCGCGCGACCCGGGCCTGCGGGAGGAGATGGGCCGGGCCGCCCGGGCCCGCGTGCGCGCGCACTACCAGGAGGCGGACTTGATCCGCCGCTACCGGGAGATCTACCGCGGCCTCATCGCGGCGGGCGGCTAG